Genomic segment of Armatimonadota bacterium:
TTCCCGAACCGACAAGACCTTCTCACGATCGACCGACGAACGCTTCTGAAGTTCGCGGGTGCCTCACTCGCCCTGGCTGGCCTTGCCGGTTGCCGTGGCGTGTTCCTGCCGGAAGAGAAGATCATCCCTTACGTCAAGGCGCCAGAAGAACTGGTGCCGGGCAAGTCGCTTTTCTATGCTTCGGCCGTCACCCTCGCGGGATACGCGACGGGCGTACTGGTCGAGCAGGTCGACGGACGACCGATCAAGCTGGAAGGAAACCCGGATCACCCGGCCTCCCGAGGCACGCTGGGCTCGATCTCGCAGGCCGAAGTTCTGAACTTTTACGATCCGGACCGGATGCAGAACGTTTTCCAGGGTGACGAGATTTCGACCTGGGAAGAGTTCGCCAAGGTCATGCGCGACCAGATGGATGCGCACGTGGCAACCGGCGGACGCGGAATCGTGCTCCTGTTCGGCGCGGTCACGTCGCCGACGCAAGCCGACCTCATCGCCAAATTCCAAAAGAAGTTCCCGAACGCGAAAGTTTTCTCGTGGGAGCCGTCGGGCCGAGCATCGGTCACCAAGGCGACTTCGACGCTGACGGGCAAGCCCAGCGTTCCCGTTTACGACTTCAGCAAAGCCAAGGTCGTGGTCTCGCTGGACGGCGACTTCCTCTGCAATACGGACAACCCAGGCGCGCTGATCTACGCTCGACAGTTTGCCGAAGCGCGAAAGGTTCGCGGAAGTCAAGGCGAAATGAACCGCCTCTACTCGATCGAAGCCAACCGAGGCTTGGTCGGAGCGATGTCTGATCACCGCTACATGGTGAAGCCGAGCGAACTGTATCACGCCGCTCTCGGTTTGGCCAGCCAACTGGGGGTCTCGGTTCCGACCGGTAAGGCGCCGGAAGGTCTGAGCAAGGACCTGGCCACCATCGCCGAAGATCTGAAGGCGAACATGGGCGCCAGCATCGTGGTTGCGGGTGAGCACGCCGCGCCGGAAGTCCACCAAGCCGCCCTCCTCATGAACCAGGCCCTGGGCAATATTGGCAAGACGGTCACGCTTGTCGATTCTCCCGAGTACTCGGCCAACTACGGCACCATTGCCGACTTGGTTGCCGAGCTGAGCACTGGCCTGGTCGACATTCTTTATATTTCGAACTGCAACCCGGTCTTCACCGCTCCGGCTGACCTCAAGTTTGCCGACAAGATGGCGAAGGCCAAACTGACGGTTCACCTGTCTGGCGACTACAACGAGACGTCGAAGCTGAGCAATTGGGTCCTCCCGATGGCTCACCATCTGGAAGCCTGGGGCGATGCCCGCTCGTTTGAAGGAACGGCTACCATCATCCAGCCGCTCATCGCGCCGCTGTTCGACGGTCGAAGCGAAGTCGAAGCCCTCTCTGGAATGATGGGCGAATCCCGAGGCGGATACGACATCGTTCGCGACTACTGGAAGTCGCAGAAGCTCGGCGGAACCGACTTCGAGAAGGGATGGCGAACCGCAGTTCATAACGGAACGATTCCTAATACGGCCTCGGCTACGGTCACGGTTGCAACGACTCCCAGTCTGCCTAGCCCAGCCCCGGCAAGCTCCGGCTACGAAGCTGCGTTCATTCCCGACACTGCGATCTACGACGGTCGGTACTGCAACAACGGTTGGCTTCAGGAACTGCCTCGCCCGCTGACCAAGGTCACGTGGGACAACGTGGTCACATTGGCGCCGTCCGATGCGGCGGCTCTCGGAATTCAGTCCGACGAATTGGTGCGAATCACCACCGCGACGGGCCAAGTCGAAGGCATCGCCTACCTCCTCCCGGGTCAAACGCCTGGATCGGTGACGCTGAACCTCGGCTACGGCCGCGAAGTCGGCGGCACGCTCGCGCTGCTGCGCGGCGATGAAGGCGGCGGCTTCAACCCGTACGTCATCCGCACGTCGGCGAGCCTCGCCTACGCGCCGATCACCGAGATCAAGGGTCTGGGCGACGACAAGCACCTCGCCAGCACCCAGGGCCACAGCCCGGTCGGTGGCAACCGAATCACGGACGACCGCGACGTCATCCGCGCCGGAACCCTCGAAGCGTTCAACAAGGAGGGTATGGAAGCCCTCATTATGGGCCGCGAGACCGAGCAGAAGGAAATCGACGACGCGAACCTTTTCCCGGAAGAAACTTTCGAATACGACGGATACCAGTGGGGTATGGCGATCGACATGAACGCCTGCACCGGATGCGGCGCGTGTATCACCGCCTGCCAGGCCGAGAACAACATTTCGGTCGTCGGTAAGGAGCAGGTGGGCCGTGGCCGTGAGATGCACTGGATTCGAACCGACCGCTACTATACCGGCGGCGACGAGAACCCGGACGTCGTGTGGCAGCCCATCGGTTGTATGCACTGCGAAAAGGCGCCCTGCGAGCCGGTCTGCCCGGTCGCGGCGACTGTCCACAGTCACGAAGGACTCAACCAGATGGTCTACAACCGCTGTGTGGGTACCCGATACTGCTCCAACAACTGTCCCTACAAGGTTCGACGGTTCAACTACCTCAACTGGACGGACAACCAAGAGCAGTTCACCAAGAAGACTTCGCCGTGGAACACGCGCATTGTCCCCGGACCGATCCGCGAGCCCAAGGCCGAAGGCGTTCAGCTTCTCAAGCTGTTGAACAACCCCGACGTAACGGTTCGAGGTCGAGGCGTCATGGAGAAGTGCACCTACTGCGTGCAACGAATCAACGAAGCCCGAATCGAATCGAAGAAGGCGGGTACGACGATCAAGGATGGCGACATCCTCACCGCGTGCCAGCAAACGTGTCCGAGCCAAGCAATCGTGTTCGGAAACATCGCAGACAAGGACAGCGAAGTTGCCAAGCTGAAGAAGGACCCCCGAAGCTACCTGCTTCTGAAGGAGCTCCAAACTCGGCCTCGCACCTCGCACCTCGCCAAGCTGCGCAATCCCAATCCGTCCATCAAAAATGAGAACGCATCGGAGGCATCTAAATAATGGCTGACAGCAGAATCAACGACCTGCTGATCACCGGCGATCAAACGTACGCATCGATCGACCATTCGATCGGTCGACTCGTGCTGGATACGAAGGCGCACTCGATCAACTGGTTCAAGTGGCTGGTGGTCGGCGTCCTCGGTTCGGGTGTCCTCTTGGTTAGCCTCGCATGGCTGATCTTCCAGGGCGTTGGTATCTGGGGTGACAACATCCCCGCCGCCTGGGGCTTCGACATCATCAACTTCGTTTGGTGGATCGGTATCGGCCACGCGGGAACGCTGATTTCGGCGATCCTTCTGCTTCTCCGCCAGCAATGGCGTAACTCGATCAACCGCTTCTCGGAAGCGATGACGATTTTCGCGGTTATGTGCGCCGGCATCTACCCGCTTCTGCACACCGGCCGTCCGTGGAACGACTACTGGCTGTTCCCTTACCCGAACATTCTGGGTATGTGGCCGCAGTTCCGCTCGCCGCTCCTCTGGGACGTCTTCGCGGTCTCCACGTACTTCAGCGTTTCGCTCGTCTTCTGGTTCGTCGGACTCATCCCCGACTTCGCCACGCTCCGCGACAAGACGAACAATAAGTACGCGAAGGTGGTCTTCGCTCTTCTCTCGATGGGATGGCGCGGAAGCACCAAGCACTGGCACCGATACGAGCAGATGTACTACATCTTGGCCGGCCTTAGCGCCCCGCTCGTTCTTTCGGTTCACAGTATCGTTAGCTTCGACTTTGCGATTTCGATCGTCCCGGGCTGGAACGTCACGGTCTTCCCGCCGTACTTCGTTGCTGGCGCGGTCTTTGCTGGATTCGCGATGGTTATCCTCTGGGGTCTCCCGCTTCGAAAGTACTATCGACTGGAGCACCTCATCACCAACCGGCACATGGACTGGATGGCCAAAATCCTCCTTGCAACCGGAATCATCGTTGCCTACGGTTACTTCCTGGAAGTCTTTTACCAGTTGTACAGCGCCAACCCGAGCGAGCTCAAGCTCCTCAAGGGAGTCCGATTGGACGGCATGTACGCGAAGTTCTACTTCATGCTCATCCTCTGCAACTGTATCATCCCGCAGATATTCTGGTGGAACAAGGCTCGAACCAGCACCTTCTGGCTGATGTTCGTGTCCAGTGCGGTTACGGTTGGAATGTGGCTTGAACGCTTCGTCATCATCCCGATGTCGCTGACCAGTAACTACTTGCCGTCCAGCAACAAGCCGTACTATCCGACGTTCTGGGACATCGCGATGTTCGCAGGCACCATCGGATTCTTCATCATGCTGATGATCCTCTTCGTGAGGTTCCTGCCGATGATCAACATCTTCGAAGTGAAGGACTTGCTCTACAAGATGAAAGGACAAAAAGAGTTCGTCGAAGGACAGAAGCCAGTGGAGGTTCAATAAATGGCTCACGATTTCTCCGATCCGACTGGCCTATACGCCATCGTTGGGGAGTTCGATGACCCGGACACCCTGATGAAGGCCGCCGAGGAGGCTCGGTTCGCGGGCTACAAGGAAATGGACGCCTACACGCCATTCCCGGTCCACGGCATGAGCGAGGCGATCGGCTTCCGCGACAGCAAGGTGCCGTGGACGGTTATCGCCTGCGGCATCATCGGTCTCACTTGCGGCTACACGCTTCAGTTCTACACATCGGTCATCGACTATCCGATGAACGTGGGTGGCAAGCCGCTGAACTCGATTCCGTCGTTCATCCCAGTCAGCTACGAATGTACGATTCTGTTCTCCGCCTTCAGCGCGGCGATCGGAATGTTCATCTACAACAAGCTTCCGATGCCCTACCATCCGATCTTCAACGCGAAGAACTTCGAGCGGGCCTCGCAGGATCGCTTCTTCCTAGCGATCGAAGCGAGCGACCCCAGCTACGATGAAGGCAAGATCGAGAAGCTGATGCGCGAACACGGCGCACTGGAGGTTTCGACATGCGATTACTAAGATGGGCCGCCGTTGGGTTCGCTGCCATTACTGTGGTGGGCTGTAACACCGACATGTGGGTGCAGAACAAAACGATGCCCCACTCCGAAAGCACGTTCTTTGCCGACGGATCTGGCCAGCGACCGCTGGTGCCGGGCACCATCCCCCGCGGCTACCTCCGCGAGGACGGCGCGTTCTACACCGGTATCGAAAACGGTAAGTGGGTCGACAAGATTCCGCTTCCCGTCACCAAAGAACTGATCGACCGCGGCCACGACCGATTCGACATCTACTGCACGCCGTGCCACGGACGACTAGGAGACGGACAAGGAATGATCGCCCAGCGCGGCTTCCAGCTTCAGCGACCGGTCGGCAACTACCACACGGATCGACTCCGTGCGATGCCGGTTGGCCACTTCTACGATGTCATCACAAACGGATACGGTGCGATGTACAGCTACGCCTCGCGCGTCGAGCCGCAAGACCGATGGGCGATCGTCGCCTACATTCGCGTCCTGCAGTTGGCTCACCACGCGCCGGTCAGCGAACTCAACGACAACGACAAGGCGGAGCTCAATAAGAAAACCGATGCAACCCCAGAAACCCATGCCGAAGGAGAAAGCCACTAAATGAGCGAAGCGGTCATGACTAACGATGCCATGCCGACGAGCGGCGACAACAAGCCGAACTTCCTGGGATGGAAGTCCGGTGCGGGCCTTCTCGGACTGCTGGCTGGACTCGGAGTTTGGGCGGCGCTTTTCTTTGGCGGCGATCAGACGGCCCTCGGCGGCTATATGTTCGGCTACATCTTCTGGGTGGTCGTCACCATGGGTTGCCTTGCGCTCACCTTCCTCCACGGCTCCATCAACTGTAGCTGGACGATCGCCACGCTTAGAATCTTCGAAGCCGGTTGCCACCCGTTCATGTTCGGTGCGCTCGCTTTCTTCTATCTTCCCATCTGGAAGCACATGGACAAGATCTATATCTGGGTGAATCCCGGAGACGACAAAGTCCTCCAGATGAAGAGCGCCTACCTCAACGAGCCACGAGTCGTCGCCACATTCTTCGGAATCATGGCTCTCATGGCCTTCGGTTCGTGGGTGATGCAGTCTTCCTCTCGCCGCCAGGACAAGTCCATGGCCGACAAGGAGCGACAGCTTCGAACCAACTTCGGTACGCCGAGCTTGGTCGTAATGGCACTGGCCGCCACCGTCTTCCTCACCGACCTCGCGATGTCGCTGACGCCGCACTGGTACAGCACGATCTACCCGCTTTGGCTGGTGATCGGCGGATGCCAGACCGCGCTCTGCATCGCCATCGCGCTGGTTTGTAGCAACGCCAAGAAAGAGCCGTACGCAAGCTCGATGTCCCCGTCGCTGACGAAGGACCTCGGCAACATGATGTTCGTGCTGACGATGCTGTGGGCTTACACCTCGGTCTCCCAGCTCATCATTCTGTGGAACGGAAACATTCCGGAAACCGCCATCTTCTACGCTCACCGTGGCAGCGACACCCGATTGGGTTGGAACTTCCTTGGCGCGTCCACGATCCTTGGATGTTTCATCATTCCGTTCTCGGTCCTGCTCTCCACTCGACTGAAGCGATATGCCGACCGAATCCGCAACGTGGCGCTGTTCATTCTGATCTTCCGCGTCATCGACGTGTACTGGATCATCGCCGCATCGGTACCTCACCGAGGGACTTTTGAAGCAAAGCCGACCCTGTGGGACGTTCTCGGATTCCTCGCGTTGGGCTTGGTCTGGTTCGGTGTGATGCTTAACCGAGTGGCTACCGCGCCGTTGCTCCCCCAATATGACCCTCGACTGAAGGAGGCGAAAGCCAATGCACACTGAGTTTAAACCAGAAGATCCTGATGTTTTAAAGGAGATGGGTTACGACCGTCGTGACCTTAAAATCCCGCTCCTGACGAAATGGACTATCGGCATCACCGCCGGTTGTGCAATCTGTTTCGCCATCGCTTTCCCGATCTACAGCCTTTTGTCGGGCGGCGGACTCCTCGGCTTTAGCCGCCAACCGGCTCCGGCGACGAGGAACAACATCAAATCGCCAAATCCTCTCCTGCAGGATAACTTCACCACCAAGACGGACATCCAAACGATGCGCCGCCATGAGGACGAAGTGATGACCCACTACTCGTGGGACGATCAGAGCAAGGGTATTGCCCACATTCCGATCGAGCGCGCAGAAGAGCTGATCCTTGAGAAGGGTGTGAGCACCGGCAACGAAGTGCCGGCAAAGACGGTCGGAAACACCATTCAACAGAACGCTGTCGGTCCGGGTACAAGCGGACAGAGGTAAACACATGAAGAAGAAAACAAGCCCAATCTGGATTCCAATTTCGATGGCCCTCCTGGTCGTTGGTCTTGTTGCCGTCATTCGTCCTATCAAGTCGAACGGAATCTTTGGCAAAAAATTCGACTTAAAGCCGCATATCGGCGCACAAATGCCGGTCGATGTGCAACTCACGGAGTCCGATGGAAAGTCTCACCAGTTCGGTGAGTATTTCCGCACTGGTCGGCCCGTGCTGTTCCTGCCTATTTTCTACAAGTGCAACGGTGTGTGCTTCACGGAAACGGATTCGCTGGTGAAGATGCTCATGAAGGAAACCGCTCTGAGCACCAAGCGATCGGTGGATTCCGTTATTCCCGGCCGAGACTTCGATCTCGTCGTCGTTAGCATCCACCCCAAGGAAACCGTGGACCTCGCTCGCGCCAAGAAGGCCGAGCTGATGTCTGCCTTCCGAGAAGCGTGGGAGAACCAGACTCCGGCCATGCAGGAGAAGCTGGACCAGTACGTCGAAAGCGGTATCCACTACACCGTGGGTAAGCCGGACGATGTGAAGAAGCTC
This window contains:
- a CDS encoding 4Fe-4S dicluster domain-containing protein, translated to MEEQKINKQEALEKMRAELEGKRGQHYWRSLDEVSQSPEFKLWYEDEFPNRQDLLTIDRRTLLKFAGASLALAGLAGCRGVFLPEEKIIPYVKAPEELVPGKSLFYASAVTLAGYATGVLVEQVDGRPIKLEGNPDHPASRGTLGSISQAEVLNFYDPDRMQNVFQGDEISTWEEFAKVMRDQMDAHVATGGRGIVLLFGAVTSPTQADLIAKFQKKFPNAKVFSWEPSGRASVTKATSTLTGKPSVPVYDFSKAKVVVSLDGDFLCNTDNPGALIYARQFAEARKVRGSQGEMNRLYSIEANRGLVGAMSDHRYMVKPSELYHAALGLASQLGVSVPTGKAPEGLSKDLATIAEDLKANMGASIVVAGEHAAPEVHQAALLMNQALGNIGKTVTLVDSPEYSANYGTIADLVAELSTGLVDILYISNCNPVFTAPADLKFADKMAKAKLTVHLSGDYNETSKLSNWVLPMAHHLEAWGDARSFEGTATIIQPLIAPLFDGRSEVEALSGMMGESRGGYDIVRDYWKSQKLGGTDFEKGWRTAVHNGTIPNTASATVTVATTPSLPSPAPASSGYEAAFIPDTAIYDGRYCNNGWLQELPRPLTKVTWDNVVTLAPSDAAALGIQSDELVRITTATGQVEGIAYLLPGQTPGSVTLNLGYGREVGGTLALLRGDEGGGFNPYVIRTSASLAYAPITEIKGLGDDKHLASTQGHSPVGGNRITDDRDVIRAGTLEAFNKEGMEALIMGRETEQKEIDDANLFPEETFEYDGYQWGMAIDMNACTGCGACITACQAENNISVVGKEQVGRGREMHWIRTDRYYTGGDENPDVVWQPIGCMHCEKAPCEPVCPVAATVHSHEGLNQMVYNRCVGTRYCSNNCPYKVRRFNYLNWTDNQEQFTKKTSPWNTRIVPGPIREPKAEGVQLLKLLNNPDVTVRGRGVMEKCTYCVQRINEARIESKKAGTTIKDGDILTACQQTCPSQAIVFGNIADKDSEVAKLKKDPRSYLLLKELQTRPRTSHLAKLRNPNPSIKNENASEASK
- a CDS encoding hydrogenase — its product is MADSRINDLLITGDQTYASIDHSIGRLVLDTKAHSINWFKWLVVGVLGSGVLLVSLAWLIFQGVGIWGDNIPAAWGFDIINFVWWIGIGHAGTLISAILLLLRQQWRNSINRFSEAMTIFAVMCAGIYPLLHTGRPWNDYWLFPYPNILGMWPQFRSPLLWDVFAVSTYFSVSLVFWFVGLIPDFATLRDKTNNKYAKVVFALLSMGWRGSTKHWHRYEQMYYILAGLSAPLVLSVHSIVSFDFAISIVPGWNVTVFPPYFVAGAVFAGFAMVILWGLPLRKYYRLEHLITNRHMDWMAKILLATGIIVAYGYFLEVFYQLYSANPSELKLLKGVRLDGMYAKFYFMLILCNCIIPQIFWWNKARTSTFWLMFVSSAVTVGMWLERFVIIPMSLTSNYLPSSNKPYYPTFWDIAMFAGTIGFFIMLMILFVRFLPMINIFEVKDLLYKMKGQKEFVEGQKPVEVQ
- a CDS encoding DUF3341 domain-containing protein; amino-acid sequence: MAHDFSDPTGLYAIVGEFDDPDTLMKAAEEARFAGYKEMDAYTPFPVHGMSEAIGFRDSKVPWTVIACGIIGLTCGYTLQFYTSVIDYPMNVGGKPLNSIPSFIPVSYECTILFSAFSAAIGMFIYNKLPMPYHPIFNAKNFERASQDRFFLAIEASDPSYDEGKIEKLMREHGALEVSTCDY
- a CDS encoding cytochrome c; protein product: MRLLRWAAVGFAAITVVGCNTDMWVQNKTMPHSESTFFADGSGQRPLVPGTIPRGYLREDGAFYTGIENGKWVDKIPLPVTKELIDRGHDRFDIYCTPCHGRLGDGQGMIAQRGFQLQRPVGNYHTDRLRAMPVGHFYDVITNGYGAMYSYASRVEPQDRWAIVAYIRVLQLAHHAPVSELNDNDKAELNKKTDATPETHAEGESH